AGGCTCATGGAGATCCTCCGCAGTGACGACGAGATCTTCACGCGCTTCGGCCAGGTCTACATGACGACCACATATCCCCAGGTGGTGAAGGCGTGGCACTACCACGGGAAGCAGGACGACCTCATCGCCTGCGTGAAAGGGATGATAAAGCTTGTCCTCTACGATGACCGCGAGGGGTCGCCCACCCGGGGAGAGGTGAGCGAGCTCTTCGTGGGCGACCATAGCCCCCGGCTGGTCAGGGTGCCGCGCATGGTCTACCACGGGTGGAAGTGCGTAAGCCTCGAGGAGGCCATCATCATAAACGCCCCCACCATGGTCTACAATTACGGGGAGCCCGACGAGTTCAGGATCGACCCCCACGAGAACGACATACCCTACACCTGGGAGAGAAAAGATGGCTGAAACGATCCTCGTCACCGGCGGCTGCGGCTTCATCGGGACCAACTTCGTCCGCCACATGCTGGAACGACACGATTACAACATCGTCAATCTCGATAAATTGACCTACGCGGGCAACCTGGAGAACCTCGAGGACATCGCCTCGGACGGAAAGTACACCTTCGTGCGGGGGGACATCGCATCCATGGGCGATGTCGAGGCCGTCTTCGAAAGGTCCATCGACATCGTCGTCAACTTCGCCGCGGAATCCCACGTCGACAGGAGCATCATGGACCCCGACGCCTTCATCAGGACGAACGTGAACGGCACCTTCAACCTCCTCGAGCTGGCACGGAAGAAGGGGGTCGGTCGCTTCGTCCAGATATCGACGGACGAGGTCTACGGGTCCCTCGGCGACTCGGGGGCATTCCGCGAGGACACCCCTCTGTCCCCGAACAGCCCCTATTCGGCCTCCAAGACGGCGGCGGACATACTCGCCATGGCCTATTTCAAGACCTACGGCATGCCCGTCGTCATCACGAGGTGCTCCAACAACTACGGGCCCTACCAGTTCCCGGAAAAGCTCATCCCCCTCATCATAACGAACGCCCTCGCGGACAAGGATCTGCCCGTCTACGGCGACGGCCTCAACGTCCGCGACTGGATCCATGTCAAGGACCACTGCGCGGCCATCGATCTCGTTGTCCATAAGGGTGAGGAGGGGAACGTATACAATATCGGCGCCTCGAACGAGCGGACGAACATCGGGATCGTCGAGCTCGTCCTCGACATACTGGGCAAGCCCCGGTCGCTCATCCGGTACGTGAAGGACAGGCCGGGGCACGACCGCCGCTATGCCATCGATTCGGGGAAGATCACCGAGCGGCTGGGCTACAGGCCGTCGGTGGATTTCTCCGAGGGCATGCGGGGCACCGTCGAGTGGTACGTGAATAACAGGGGATGGTGGGAGAGGATCAAGACCGGGGCATATCTCGATTACTACGAAAAGATGTACGGGAACCGATGAAGGTCCTCATATCGGGCGGCAAGGGATTACTGGCGGTCAACATCCTTCCCTATCTCGGCGAGCGTTTCGATCTCGCCGTCTATGACATCGATGAATGGGACATCACCAGCGTTTCGAGAGGCAGGGACCTCATGGATCTGCATCGGCCCGACGTGGTGCTGAACCTTGCCGCCATGACGGACGTGGATGGGTGCGAGGACAGTCAGGAGCTGGCCCGGCAGGTGAACGCGGACGGGGCCGGGACCGTGGCGGAACTCTGCGCTGCTGCCGGCACTCGGCTTGTTCACATGAGCACCGACTATGTCTTCGATGGCACGAAGGGTTCTCCCTACAGCGAGGATGACGAGCCGGCGCCTGCTTCCGTCTATGGCCGCACGAAGCTCGCCGGAGAGAGAATGGTCCTCGAGAGGCTTCCCGGCGCCGCCGTGCTGAGGACCCAGTGGCTCTACGGCAAGGGCGGAAAGAGCTTTGTCGACACGATAACCGGGCTGGGGCGGCAGCACGGCAAAGTGCGTGTCGTCGACGACCAGAGGGGATCTCCGACCTGGGCCAGGGACCTCGCCGCGCCGATCATTTCCATCATCGAGAAAGGACTCAGCGGGATCTATCATGTTTCGAACAGCGGCTCATGCACCTGGTTCGAATTCGCAAGGGCGATCTTTTCCATCCTGAACATGGACGTCGAGGCGAGTCCCATCTCATCGGACGAGCTGGGAAGGAAGGCCGCGCGGCCCGCGTTTTCGGTCTTCGACCTCACAAAGCTCGAAGGCTCGACGGGCATCAGGATGCGCGGCTGGATGGATGCCCTCAGGGAATACCTGGCGACCGGAGGTTAGAGGCCTGCCGTGAAGATCATCTTCTTCTCCGATGTTCATATCACCCGCACGAGCGTCGACAGGGCGGCCCTCACGCTGCGGTTCATATCCGATTACTGTGAAGATGCCGACATGGTCGTCGTACTCGGCGATCTCTTTGACTTCTATCACGGGTACGACGGGTACATATACCCCTGGTACCGTGCAATAGCCGACAGCCTCAAGGGTCTCGTCGACCGCGGCAAGCGTGTCCTGTTCCTGGAAGGGAACCATGAATTCGCCATGGGCAGGTATTTTGAGGACTACACGGGGGCCGTCTGCGCGGTGGAGATGAGTCTCGACATAGACGGGAAAAGGGTCTTTCTCGCGCACGGCGACGGCTTTGCCCGTCTTTCCCTTGTCCGTCTTCTGAAGCGGCCCTTCTTCTACCGGATCATGGACCTTCTCGGTCCCGCGCTGACCTGGCGTGTCGTCACCCTTGTGCGCCCCCTTCTCTCCCACAGGAACAAGAAATACAGCGAGGTCGTGAGGGATATCTTCAGGTCACGGGCGAGACGGAAGCTCTCGGAGGGTTACGACGTGGTGATC
The Syntrophorhabdus sp. genome window above contains:
- a CDS encoding UDP-2,3-diacylglucosamine diphosphatase, whose amino-acid sequence is MKIIFFSDVHITRTSVDRAALTLRFISDYCEDADMVVVLGDLFDFYHGYDGYIYPWYRAIADSLKGLVDRGKRVLFLEGNHEFAMGRYFEDYTGAVCAVEMSLDIDGKRVFLAHGDGFARLSLVRLLKRPFFYRIMDLLGPALTWRVVTLVRPLLSHRNKKYSEVVRDIFRSRARRKLSEGYDVVILGHSHIPDVLEIGDGPSGKRYLNTGDLATYASFACYDTSTGFSLRTMGAAAESRKSTPR
- a CDS encoding dTDP-4-dehydrorhamnose 3,5-epimerase; translated protein: RLMEILRSDDEIFTRFGQVYMTTTYPQVVKAWHYHGKQDDLIACVKGMIKLVLYDDREGSPTRGEVSELFVGDHSPRLVRVPRMVYHGWKCVSLEEAIIINAPTMVYNYGEPDEFRIDPHENDIPYTWERKDG
- the rfbB gene encoding dTDP-glucose 4,6-dehydratase, whose translation is MAETILVTGGCGFIGTNFVRHMLERHDYNIVNLDKLTYAGNLENLEDIASDGKYTFVRGDIASMGDVEAVFERSIDIVVNFAAESHVDRSIMDPDAFIRTNVNGTFNLLELARKKGVGRFVQISTDEVYGSLGDSGAFREDTPLSPNSPYSASKTAADILAMAYFKTYGMPVVITRCSNNYGPYQFPEKLIPLIITNALADKDLPVYGDGLNVRDWIHVKDHCAAIDLVVHKGEEGNVYNIGASNERTNIGIVELVLDILGKPRSLIRYVKDRPGHDRRYAIDSGKITERLGYRPSVDFSEGMRGTVEWYVNNRGWWERIKTGAYLDYYEKMYGNR
- the rfbD gene encoding dTDP-4-dehydrorhamnose reductase, encoding MKVLISGGKGLLAVNILPYLGERFDLAVYDIDEWDITSVSRGRDLMDLHRPDVVLNLAAMTDVDGCEDSQELARQVNADGAGTVAELCAAAGTRLVHMSTDYVFDGTKGSPYSEDDEPAPASVYGRTKLAGERMVLERLPGAAVLRTQWLYGKGGKSFVDTITGLGRQHGKVRVVDDQRGSPTWARDLAAPIISIIEKGLSGIYHVSNSGSCTWFEFARAIFSILNMDVEASPISSDELGRKAARPAFSVFDLTKLEGSTGIRMRGWMDALREYLATGG